Proteins encoded by one window of Polaribacter haliotis:
- a CDS encoding CPBP family intramembrane glutamic endopeptidase, whose product MQENLTERKKTWNTIFLFLAIVTVISSLFHYAIVNLYPSRIYIGSLMWCPAIAAIITLKLKKRPISSLNWNWGNWKYIRLSYFIPALYGLITYILIWVFGFGSLTNGNAITDWGKELGLIGIGTLNPTSIAIIAIILLGTIEVIRAAATTLGEEIGWRGFFIYELRKVLSFTGVSIFSGIIWATWHWPLIVYYGENVILELTTFYVVIVSMSFIMTYYTFKSKSLWPAVIFHAVSNVYIQKILPELTIKNEGTEHWLGENGIMFATVTCVFGIYFWRKAIKEKL is encoded by the coding sequence ATGCAAGAAAATTTAACGGAACGAAAAAAAACTTGGAATACAATCTTTCTTTTCCTCGCCATTGTTACAGTTATAAGTTCTCTATTCCATTATGCCATAGTTAATTTATACCCTTCACGAATATATATTGGAAGCTTAATGTGGTGTCCTGCAATAGCTGCCATAATTACGCTAAAACTAAAAAAACGCCCCATTTCTTCACTAAATTGGAATTGGGGAAATTGGAAATATATTCGACTTTCTTATTTTATTCCTGCTTTGTATGGCTTAATCACTTATATACTCATTTGGGTTTTTGGCTTTGGAAGTTTGACTAATGGAAATGCAATTACAGATTGGGGAAAAGAACTTGGTTTGATTGGAATTGGAACTTTAAATCCAACATCGATTGCAATCATAGCTATTATCTTATTAGGAACTATTGAAGTCATAAGAGCAGCTGCAACAACTTTAGGGGAAGAGATTGGATGGAGAGGTTTTTTCATTTATGAATTAAGAAAAGTTCTTTCCTTTACTGGTGTTTCCATTTTTAGTGGAATTATTTGGGCAACTTGGCATTGGCCATTAATTGTGTATTATGGTGAAAATGTAATCTTGGAATTGACAACATTTTATGTTGTTATTGTTTCAATGTCATTCATTATGACTTACTACACTTTTAAGTCTAAAAGCCTATGGCCAGCAGTAATTTTTCACGCAGTAAGCAATGTATATATTCAAAAAATATTACCTGAGTTAACCATTAAAAATGAAGGAACGGAACATTGGCTAGGTGAAAACGGAATTATGTTTGCAACTGTGACTTGCGTTTTTGGAATTTACTTTTGGAGAAAAGCAATTAAAGAAAAATTATAA
- a CDS encoding transposase, translated as MYRNDKVIRRYSEPFKLKILAELTIGKHTKSELCKLYSIAPTTVNEWIRKYNRKDLMNTRVKVETKDEISRIKALQKEIEQLKKLLLKKDLDAMVEESYLEVAAEDLGYKSIAELKKKLSIKP; from the coding sequence ATGTATAGAAATGACAAAGTAATTAGACGTTACAGTGAACCTTTTAAATTAAAAATTTTAGCCGAACTTACAATCGGAAAACACACAAAGAGCGAACTTTGTAAACTCTACTCTATTGCTCCTACAACCGTTAATGAGTGGATTAGAAAGTACAATCGCAAAGACTTAATGAACACCAGAGTAAAAGTGGAAACTAAAGACGAAATATCTAGAATTAAAGCACTTCAAAAAGAAATAGAACAACTTAAAAAACTGTTACTTAAAAAGGATCTCGATGCTATGGTAGAAGAATCCTATCTAGAAGTAGCTGCAGAAGATCTCGGTTACAAATCTATTGCTGAACTAAAAAAAAAGTTAAGTATAAAGCCTTAA
- a CDS encoding IS3 family transposase has protein sequence MKAKEKSKGFVSLTTITHCFGLKRDAYYKYKSRADNRLKLEQQIINIVRKRRKSLPREGVRKLVKSLNTDFIKANIKVGRDTLFNVLRKHQMLTLRRKTSAITTNSYHRFYKYKNIIKDLEVTRANQVWVSDITYIRTVKGFCYLALITNMHSRKIVGYDLSDSLELKGCVRALNKAIYQAKNIKHLIHHSDRGIQYCSNVYTQILKRKKIDISMTEENHCYENAMAERVNGILKDEFYLDQTFDNVAHAKRAAKNAINLYNEIRLHLSLDYKTPNMVYKLSA, from the coding sequence ATTAAAGCTAAAGAAAAATCTAAGGGATTTGTTTCTTTAACCACTATAACACACTGTTTTGGACTTAAACGTGATGCGTATTATAAATACAAATCTAGAGCTGATAACCGTTTAAAACTAGAACAACAAATTATAAATATAGTTCGAAAAAGACGCAAATCCCTTCCTAGAGAAGGCGTAAGAAAACTTGTAAAATCGTTAAATACAGATTTTATTAAAGCCAATATTAAAGTTGGTAGAGACACACTATTTAATGTTCTTAGAAAACACCAAATGCTAACACTTAGAAGAAAAACCAGTGCTATAACAACTAACTCTTATCATCGTTTTTATAAATATAAGAACATTATAAAAGACTTAGAAGTTACTAGAGCTAACCAGGTTTGGGTTAGTGATATAACTTATATTAGAACCGTAAAAGGGTTTTGTTACTTGGCTTTAATAACTAATATGCATTCTAGAAAAATAGTGGGTTATGACCTTAGTGATAGCTTGGAATTAAAAGGTTGTGTGAGAGCGCTTAATAAGGCGATTTATCAAGCTAAAAACATTAAACACCTTATTCATCATTCAGACAGAGGAATACAATATTGTAGCAATGTATACACACAAATACTTAAAAGAAAAAAGATAGATATTAGTATGACCGAAGAAAATCATTGTTACGAAAACGCTATGGCAGAACGTGTAAATGGAATTTTGAAAGATGAATTTTACTTAGACCAAACCTTTGATAATGTGGCTCACGCTAAGAGAGCCGCAAAAAATGCAATTAATTTATACAACGAAATAAGATTACACTTATCTTTAGATTATAAAACACCTAATATGGTATATAAATTATCAGCGTAA
- a CDS encoding DMP19 family protein, with the protein MKTGIIIVVLILVVGFFVLKNKSNKVNNEMTEFVRLESQTESTEHLPLLPENWISEIEQKWNDKEWDIYDNAHYDICEKVCNEVYSTNKYWEMNQTHADFLNELTKEQRIYFTLINFESQVNNGGVYQFLFNNPDLPIIALQGMKEIEMSKLAKDYEIVLKEYFGNFNTIQELYSKFQNDKSDWYKRAQAFADGYKELPSAEKIEDYFYEENFVKTYQQNLTNYVKENRNKFYRTE; encoded by the coding sequence ATGAAAACAGGAATCATAATTGTAGTCTTAATTTTAGTCGTCGGATTTTTCGTTTTGAAAAATAAATCGAATAAAGTTAACAATGAAATGACTGAATTTGTTCGACTTGAATCTCAAACTGAATCTACTGAACATCTTCCCTTATTACCCGAAAATTGGATTTCCGAAATTGAGCAAAAATGGAATGATAAAGAATGGGACATTTATGACAATGCACATTATGACATTTGCGAAAAAGTTTGCAACGAAGTATACTCTACAAACAAATATTGGGAAATGAATCAAACGCACGCTGATTTTCTGAATGAATTGACAAAAGAACAGCGAATTTATTTCACACTTATAAATTTTGAATCTCAAGTAAATAATGGTGGAGTTTACCAGTTTTTATTTAATAATCCAGATTTGCCAATAATTGCTTTACAAGGAATGAAAGAAATCGAAATGTCTAAATTGGCAAAAGATTACGAAATAGTCTTAAAAGAATATTTTGGGAATTTTAATACAATTCAGGAATTATATTCAAAGTTTCAAAACGATAAAAGTGATTGGTATAAAAGAGCGCAAGCATTTGCAGATGGTTATAAAGAACTTCCTTCAGCAGAAAAAATAGAAGATTACTTTTATGAGGAAAATTTTGTCAAGACATATCAGCAAAACTTGACTAATTACGTAAAAGAGAATCGGAATAAATTTTATAGAACTGAATAA
- a CDS encoding SMI1/KNR4 family protein has translation MPFPIYKKYIEETESELNVKFPTEFKNRMIKLNGGELLISREFEFELHPFFDKSDRKRISRTCNHIGLETKNAREWNGFPENGIAIGADGFGNKLILTHNGNRNLSDELYFWNHETRKTEKIAESINKLYVEKSSFWNKIKSKFIV, from the coding sequence ATGCCATTTCCAATCTACAAAAAATATATCGAAGAAACTGAATCTGAATTGAATGTAAAATTCCCTACTGAATTTAAAAATCGAATGATAAAATTAAATGGCGGAGAATTATTAATTTCGAGAGAATTTGAATTTGAACTACATCCTTTTTTTGATAAATCAGACCGAAAGAGAATAAGTCGGACTTGTAATCATATCGGACTTGAAACAAAAAATGCTCGTGAATGGAATGGATTTCCTGAAAATGGAATAGCAATTGGTGCAGACGGTTTTGGGAATAAATTAATATTGACTCATAATGGAAATAGAAATCTTTCTGACGAACTGTATTTCTGGAATCACGAAACAAGAAAAACAGAAAAAATAGCTGAATCAATTAATAAACTTTACGTTGAAAAAAGCTCATTCTGGAATAAAATAAAATCGAAATTTATCGTATAA
- the murB gene encoding UDP-N-acetylmuramate dehydrogenase produces the protein MTIQQNISLKNYNTFGISTNAKRFVSITSYYDLQQLLKVEKNLFLISGGSNMLLTKDIEKLVVHVDMKGISIDNEDENFVYITVNAGENWHDFVLFCIAENYGGIENLSLIPGNVGTCPIQNIGAYGVEVKDTITKVEAIEIETGKRVTYSNEDCEFGYRNSIFKNQLKGKVILTAVSFKLTKKNHQLNTSYGAIETELASKNITKPTLKDVSDAVITIRKSKLPDPKEIGNSGSFFKNPVISKKQFLELQKQNPNVPSYTVSETEIKVPAGWLVEQSGFKGKRFGDAGVHEKQALVLVNYGNASGEEIYQLAKKIQKTVLEKFKISLEIEVNVIA, from the coding sequence ATGACCATTCAACAAAACATATCGCTTAAAAATTACAACACGTTTGGTATTTCTACAAATGCCAAACGTTTTGTTTCTATTACTTCTTATTACGATTTACAACAATTGTTAAAAGTTGAAAAAAACCTATTTTTAATTTCTGGTGGAAGTAATATGTTATTGACAAAAGATATTGAAAAATTGGTTGTTCATGTTGATATGAAAGGAATTTCTATTGATAATGAAGATGAAAATTTTGTCTATATTACTGTAAATGCTGGTGAAAACTGGCACGATTTTGTCCTTTTTTGTATTGCTGAAAATTATGGCGGAATTGAGAATTTATCTTTAATTCCTGGTAATGTTGGTACATGCCCAATTCAGAATATTGGTGCTTATGGAGTTGAAGTAAAAGATACAATTACAAAAGTGGAAGCGATTGAAATTGAAACTGGTAAACGAGTTACTTATTCGAATGAGGATTGCGAGTTTGGGTATCGAAATTCAATTTTTAAAAATCAATTAAAAGGGAAAGTAATTTTAACTGCGGTTAGTTTTAAATTAACGAAAAAAAATCATCAATTAAATACTTCTTATGGAGCTATTGAAACTGAATTAGCTTCAAAAAATATTACAAAACCGACTTTAAAAGATGTTTCTGATGCTGTAATCACCATCAGAAAATCTAAACTTCCAGACCCAAAAGAAATTGGAAATAGTGGTAGTTTCTTTAAAAACCCTGTGATTTCTAAAAAACAATTTTTAGAGCTTCAGAAACAAAACCCAAATGTACCAAGTTACACAGTTTCTGAAACTGAAATTAAAGTTCCTGCTGGTTGGTTGGTAGAACAAAGTGGATTTAAAGGAAAACGTTTTGGTGATGCTGGTGTTCATGAAAAACAAGCCTTGGTTTTAGTAAATTATGGAAATGCTTCTGGAGAAGAAATTTATCAGCTTGCGAAAAAAATTCAAAAAACAGTTTTAGAGAAATTTAAAATTTCTTTGGAAATTGAAGTAAATGTAATCGCATAA
- a CDS encoding YHYH protein — protein sequence MINRFLIFTIVGFLFLGCKSNSHSHTHKDGTANHAHKEESYFGSYNLEDKNFGTKTIVTVTDTERKIVTNALPNHKTGDFPRKGNPNTISAQKRTYSLPVNPKYTGKPTWVREPGVALNGVKFEPGTAEVVVCETGENYRVEAFQDIIDLGLDFNNAHVQPTGAYHYHGTPTEVITKFDSGKDLVHIGFANDGFPIYYSKSSAYKPSYKLLDGNREGEDCTYTNPKQTLDISVGGHHDGSYGSDFEYVANSGDLDECNGITVDGKYMYIVTNEFPYVSRCLMGQVAQEKRRGGGERRGDLITQMDTNKDGKLSKSEIKGPLKEQFSKIDLNGDGFISKEELQKVPRTNRGNRR from the coding sequence ATGATAAATAGATTTTTAATATTTACAATCGTTGGATTTTTATTTTTGGGCTGTAAAAGCAACAGTCATTCTCACACTCATAAAGATGGAACTGCTAATCATGCACATAAAGAAGAAAGTTATTTTGGTTCTTACAATTTAGAAGATAAAAATTTTGGAACAAAAACAATTGTAACAGTTACAGATACTGAAAGAAAAATAGTTACAAACGCCTTACCAAATCATAAAACAGGTGATTTTCCAAGAAAAGGAAATCCGAATACAATTTCTGCACAAAAAAGAACGTATTCCTTACCAGTAAATCCAAAATATACAGGAAAACCAACTTGGGTTAGAGAACCAGGAGTTGCTTTAAATGGCGTGAAATTTGAACCTGGCACTGCAGAAGTTGTGGTTTGTGAAACTGGCGAAAACTACAGAGTAGAAGCTTTTCAAGATATTATAGATTTAGGTTTAGATTTTAACAATGCACATGTGCAACCAACAGGAGCGTATCATTATCATGGAACGCCAACTGAAGTTATTACCAAGTTCGATTCTGGTAAAGATTTGGTTCATATTGGTTTTGCAAACGATGGTTTTCCTATTTATTACTCTAAAAGTAGTGCTTATAAACCGAGTTATAAATTGTTAGACGGAAATCGTGAAGGTGAAGATTGCACGTATACAAATCCGAAGCAAACATTAGATATTTCTGTAGGTGGACATCATGATGGTTCTTATGGTTCAGATTTTGAATATGTTGCTAATTCTGGCGATTTAGATGAATGTAATGGAATTACAGTCGATGGAAAATACATGTACATTGTTACCAATGAATTTCCTTATGTAAGTCGTTGTTTAATGGGACAAGTTGCTCAAGAGAAAAGAAGAGGTGGAGGAGAAAGAAGAGGAGATTTAATAACACAAATGGATACAAATAAAGATGGGAAATTATCTAAAAGTGAAATTAAAGGACCTTTAAAAGAACAATTTTCTAAAATTGATTTGAATGGAGATGGTTTTATTTCGAAAGAAGAATTACAAAAAGTACCAAGAACAAATAGAGGAAATAGAAGATAA
- a CDS encoding SCO family protein, which produces MKLLSEGKNYRILLLFLLVITINCKKQIKKENSKVVETSRVEYLPFYKDESFTPQWLKPGSKEEKEFHKIPDFKLINQLGDTVTQKIFEGKIYVTDFFFATCPGICPKMTENMFDVQEAFKNDSEVLILSHSVTPSIDNVPVLKNYAVNNGIIDNKWHLVTGDKQEIYNLGRNHYFVENDLGEEKSIDDFLHTENFLLIDKNKHIRGIYNGLRKSSVRQLITDIEALKKE; this is translated from the coding sequence ATGAAACTATTATCAGAAGGAAAAAATTATAGAATTTTATTGCTGTTTTTACTGGTAATTACAATAAATTGTAAGAAACAGATAAAAAAAGAGAATAGTAAAGTTGTTGAAACTAGCAGGGTCGAGTATTTGCCTTTTTATAAAGACGAATCTTTTACTCCTCAATGGTTAAAACCTGGTAGCAAGGAAGAAAAGGAGTTTCATAAAATTCCAGATTTTAAGTTAATTAATCAATTAGGAGACACAGTAACTCAAAAAATATTTGAAGGTAAAATATATGTAACCGATTTCTTTTTTGCCACTTGCCCAGGAATTTGTCCAAAAATGACAGAGAACATGTTCGATGTTCAAGAAGCATTTAAGAACGATTCAGAAGTTTTAATTTTATCTCATTCTGTAACTCCAAGTATAGATAATGTTCCAGTTCTTAAAAATTATGCTGTAAATAATGGCATAATAGATAATAAATGGCATTTAGTTACTGGCGACAAGCAAGAAATTTATAATTTAGGTAGAAACCATTATTTTGTAGAAAATGATTTAGGAGAAGAAAAAAGTATCGACGATTTTTTACACACAGAAAACTTTTTACTGATTGATAAGAATAAACATATTAGAGGAATTTACAATGGTTTAAGAAAAAGTTCAGTAAGACAGTTAATTACTGATATTGAAGCTCTAAAAAAGGAATAA
- a CDS encoding toxin-antitoxin system YwqK family antitoxin — protein MKSILFFIVFSFSIIGCKKNISNKTADISITKEQPIVIDTVEVFKKELILNGNKGKWYYKGKPFNGYSLKFYPNGVLEEKWGFYNGKREGIAKRWTRNEKLQVESYYKNNRLVGAYKTWWENGVLSSESFYENGLKQGVEKEWFSNGQLSKLRKFVDGKENGFQKAWLENGKLYVNYEAKNGRIFGMRRANSCYKLEDETIIRRKKL, from the coding sequence ATGAAATCAATTCTTTTTTTTATCGTTTTTTCTTTTTCAATTATTGGTTGTAAAAAAAATATATCAAACAAAACTGCAGATATATCAATTACTAAAGAACAGCCTATTGTTATAGATACTGTTGAAGTGTTTAAAAAAGAATTGATTCTCAATGGAAATAAAGGAAAATGGTATTACAAAGGAAAACCATTTAACGGTTATTCTTTAAAATTTTATCCAAATGGAGTTTTAGAAGAAAAGTGGGGTTTTTACAATGGCAAAAGAGAAGGTATTGCAAAACGCTGGACTAGAAACGAAAAACTTCAAGTTGAATCGTACTATAAAAACAATCGTTTAGTTGGTGCTTATAAAACTTGGTGGGAGAATGGTGTTTTATCAAGCGAATCTTTTTACGAAAACGGATTGAAACAAGGCGTTGAAAAAGAATGGTTTTCTAACGGACAACTGTCTAAATTAAGAAAATTTGTAGACGGAAAAGAAAATGGTTTTCAAAAAGCTTGGTTAGAAAATGGAAAATTATATGTTAATTACGAAGCTAAAAATGGACGTATTTTTGGTATGAGAAGAGCAAATTCATGTTATAAATTAGAAGATGAAACTATTATCAGAAGGAAAAAATTATAG
- a CDS encoding YHYH protein has translation MKNNLLKKIVFALFFVPIIYSCSSSDSETEVVDEEEIGITELSSAFEAFNSDAVTVTLSDDGTEIDIETTGFPNHKSIYWETTNALYEDEPNVKKTTQDTYIGGGRGEASSFTVDATPNLTGNTVATELGTIGIAVSGSAIFNDQEGSGDLDGAAASLDWAGAHKGPGVYHYHLEPRPFSNDDDKLVGILLDGVFIYGRKCSTTGTYPADLDASGGHTTTTIYDTTPIYHYHIINEVYPAANYAYEPAYVLFAGPFQGY, from the coding sequence ATGAAAAACAATTTATTAAAAAAAATAGTATTTGCATTATTTTTTGTTCCAATTATATATTCTTGTAGTTCTTCAGATTCAGAAACTGAAGTCGTAGATGAAGAAGAGATAGGAATAACAGAATTAAGTAGTGCTTTTGAAGCATTTAACTCAGATGCAGTTACAGTTACATTATCTGATGATGGAACAGAAATAGATATCGAAACAACAGGTTTTCCAAACCATAAATCTATTTATTGGGAAACAACAAATGCGCTTTATGAAGATGAGCCAAATGTTAAAAAAACAACTCAAGATACTTATATAGGTGGAGGAAGAGGAGAAGCATCAAGCTTTACTGTAGATGCAACACCAAACTTAACAGGTAACACAGTTGCAACAGAATTAGGTACTATTGGTATTGCAGTAAGTGGATCTGCCATTTTTAACGATCAAGAAGGGTCAGGTGATTTAGATGGTGCAGCAGCGAGTTTAGATTGGGCTGGGGCTCATAAAGGTCCAGGAGTATATCACTATCATTTAGAACCTAGACCATTTTCTAACGATGACGATAAGTTAGTAGGTATTTTGCTAGATGGTGTTTTTATTTATGGAAGAAAGTGTAGTACAACAGGAACGTATCCAGCAGATTTAGATGCTTCTGGAGGTCATACAACCACTACAATATATGATACTACTCCTATTTATCATTATCATATTATTAATGAAGTTTATCCTGCTGCTAATTATGCTTATGAACCAGCATATGTTCTTTTTGCTGGACCATTTCAAGGATATTAA
- a CDS encoding CotH kinase family protein, with product MKNLKNILFSSLIILIIFSCSKDEIIDEIGEEEEEIVIDDTDFEATDWTTETHSKDADPNFDEVFEDNAVKRLDLVITAARWQSMLDDMTATYGTFGSGGGQGGLVDSDENPIFVPGEVFYEGKEWYRVGLRFKGNSSLQSSWKSGILKLSFKLDFDEFEDDYPQIKNQRFYGFKKLSLKNNYEDKSMLREKVATDVFRNAGLAASHTAFYKVYVDHGDGPKYFGLYTLVEEVDDTVIDTQFSDDNGNLYKPDGDAASFAAGTFNESEYEKKTNEDEADFMDVSNLLSVLHDGTRTTDAATWRTSLEAVLDTDVFLKYLAVNTVIQNWDTYGRMTHNYFLYNNPENSKLTWIPWDNNEALQTGKQGGSHALNFSGLNASQWPLIGYLYQDEVYKEKYDAYVKETIEGAFNETTIQSLYTSYAVLIESAATSEVAGYTFLRNSSDFQTAVNQLKSHVSSRKTSVENYLK from the coding sequence ATGAAAAATTTAAAAAACATATTATTTTCATCATTAATAATATTAATTATATTCTCTTGTTCTAAAGATGAAATTATTGACGAAATAGGAGAAGAGGAAGAAGAAATTGTAATTGACGACACAGATTTCGAAGCAACAGATTGGACAACAGAAACACATAGTAAAGATGCAGATCCTAATTTCGATGAAGTTTTCGAAGACAATGCAGTAAAAAGATTAGATTTAGTAATTACAGCTGCTAGATGGCAAAGTATGTTGGATGATATGACTGCAACTTATGGAACTTTTGGTTCTGGTGGAGGACAAGGAGGATTAGTAGATTCTGATGAAAACCCAATTTTTGTTCCAGGAGAAGTTTTTTATGAAGGTAAAGAATGGTACAGAGTTGGTTTGCGTTTTAAAGGAAACTCAAGTTTACAATCGAGTTGGAAAAGCGGTATTTTAAAACTGTCTTTTAAATTAGATTTTGATGAATTTGAAGATGATTATCCACAGATTAAGAATCAACGTTTTTACGGATTTAAGAAATTAAGTTTAAAAAACAATTACGAAGATAAATCCATGTTGAGAGAAAAAGTGGCTACTGATGTATTTAGAAATGCAGGTTTAGCCGCTTCTCATACAGCATTTTATAAGGTTTATGTAGATCATGGAGATGGACCAAAATATTTCGGATTATATACTTTAGTGGAAGAAGTAGATGATACTGTTATAGACACACAATTTTCTGATGATAATGGAAATTTATACAAGCCAGATGGAGATGCAGCAAGTTTTGCAGCAGGAACTTTTAATGAAAGTGAATATGAAAAGAAAACAAATGAAGATGAAGCAGATTTTATGGATGTTTCTAATTTGTTATCTGTTTTACATGATGGTACAAGAACTACAGACGCTGCAACTTGGCGAACAAGTTTAGAGGCTGTTTTAGATACAGATGTTTTTCTAAAATATTTAGCAGTAAATACAGTCATACAAAATTGGGATACTTATGGAAGAATGACGCACAATTATTTTTTATATAATAACCCAGAAAACAGTAAATTAACTTGGATTCCTTGGGATAATAATGAAGCTTTACAAACAGGTAAACAAGGAGGTTCGCATGCTTTAAATTTTTCTGGATTAAATGCAAGTCAGTGGCCATTGATTGGTTATTTGTACCAAGATGAAGTTTACAAAGAAAAATATGATGCCTACGTAAAAGAAACAATTGAAGGCGCATTTAATGAAACTACAATACAATCTTTATATACTTCTTATGCAGTATTAATTGAATCTGCTGCAACATCAGAAGTTGCTGGTTATACATTTTTAAGAAATAGTTCAGACTTTCAAACGGCTGTAAATCAGTTAAAGTCTCATGTTAGTTCAAGAAAAACGTCTGTAGAAAATTATTTAAAATAA
- a CDS encoding EF-hand domain-containing protein, giving the protein MKRNTIILGALIAVSSIIISCKSSEETSKGKRGGERKSISAIFSEMDANKDGKLSKNEAKGPLAKDFTKIDSNNDGFISKEELENAPKPERNRRPRN; this is encoded by the coding sequence ATGAAACGTAACACAATTATTTTAGGAGCATTAATAGCTGTATCAAGTATAATTATTTCTTGCAAATCTTCAGAAGAAACTTCAAAAGGAAAAAGAGGAGGAGAAAGAAAAAGTATCTCTGCAATCTTTTCTGAAATGGATGCAAATAAAGATGGAAAATTATCTAAAAATGAAGCAAAAGGACCTTTAGCTAAAGATTTTACTAAAATAGACTCTAATAATGATGGTTTCATTTCTAAAGAAGAATTAGAAAATGCACCAAAACCAGAAAGAAATAGAAGACCTAGAAACTAA
- a CDS encoding periplasmic heavy metal sensor: protein MKTKLLPILLGVLLVMNGILIFLLINKPHENRRPNPNRSFLTEQLQFTENQKEEFRSLDKTHRGFMQEIDREIRQEKEELFSSYSNKNINPEKNITKIGILEAKKEAEIHRFFSAVRELCKEDQVDKFDNIIKEALKGGERRPPNDGRMPPPRNGKGYPPR from the coding sequence ATGAAAACAAAATTACTACCAATTCTTTTAGGTGTTTTATTAGTTATGAATGGAATTTTAATCTTCCTTTTAATTAATAAACCGCATGAAAACAGAAGACCAAATCCTAATAGAAGTTTCTTAACAGAACAATTACAGTTCACTGAAAATCAAAAAGAAGAATTTAGAAGTTTAGATAAAACACATAGAGGTTTTATGCAAGAAATAGACAGAGAAATAAGGCAAGAAAAAGAGGAGTTATTTAGTTCTTATTCTAATAAAAATATAAATCCAGAAAAAAATATTACTAAAATAGGAATTTTAGAAGCTAAAAAGGAAGCAGAAATACATCGTTTTTTCTCTGCTGTTAGAGAATTATGCAAAGAAGATCAAGTAGATAAATTCGATAATATTATCAAAGAAGCATTAAAAGGAGGAGAAAGAAGACCACCAAATGATGGTAGAATGCCTCCACCAAGAAATGGGAAAGGTTATCCACCAAGATAA
- a CDS encoding RNA polymerase sigma factor, protein MFTFLEINLEEQDFIKLLINGNQTAFSQLIDEFQQKVFGTCISFVPNKEDAEDIVQEVFLEVFKSISKFKGDSKLSTWIYKIATNKCLEFIRKKNSKKRFAFMQTILGNEIPVDKTSYFTEINHPGIILENKEKSDIIFKAINTLPENQRVVFTLAKIDGKSYQEIVEITGKSLSSVESIMFRAKKALQEKLENFYKAEN, encoded by the coding sequence ATGTTTACTTTTTTAGAAATTAATTTGGAAGAACAAGACTTTATAAAACTACTAATTAATGGCAATCAAACTGCATTTAGTCAACTTATAGACGAATTTCAGCAGAAAGTTTTTGGCACTTGTATTTCTTTTGTACCCAATAAAGAAGATGCAGAAGATATTGTACAAGAAGTTTTTTTAGAGGTTTTTAAATCGATTTCTAAATTTAAAGGAGATTCTAAATTATCTACTTGGATTTATAAAATTGCTACCAATAAATGTTTGGAATTTATCAGAAAGAAGAATTCTAAAAAACGTTTTGCTTTTATGCAAACCATTTTAGGGAATGAAATTCCTGTAGATAAAACCAGCTATTTTACAGAAATTAATCATCCAGGAATTATTTTAGAGAATAAAGAAAAATCTGATATTATTTTTAAAGCGATAAATACGTTGCCAGAAAACCAAAGAGTTGTTTTTACGTTGGCAAAAATAGATGGTAAAAGCTATCAAGAAATTGTTGAAATTACGGGTAAAAGCTTATCGTCTGTAGAATCTATAATGTTTAGAGCAAAGAAAGCATTACAAGAAAAATTAGAAAATTTTTATAAAGCAGAAAATTAG
- a CDS encoding membrane or secreted protein, which translates to MKLLLITLVLLGLGVAGIAIKIWAKKDGKFAGTCASQNPMINTEGENCGFCGKTPDQFENCSEPQHN; encoded by the coding sequence ATGAAACTATTACTTATTACTTTAGTATTATTAGGACTTGGTGTTGCAGGAATTGCAATTAAAATTTGGGCAAAAAAAGATGGTAAATTTGCAGGAACTTGTGCAAGCCAAAATCCAATGATAAATACAGAAGGTGAGAATTGTGGTTTTTGTGGAAAAACACCAGATCAGTTCGAAAATTGCTCTGAACCTCAGCATAACTAA